One stretch of Chitinivibrionales bacterium DNA includes these proteins:
- a CDS encoding chromate transporter, whose translation MPILPQPARSLDLNVKKYVEVLAVSLKLGLTSFGGPIAHIGYFHEEYVRRKKWLDEGAFADLVALCQFLPGPASSQLGVSIGVLRAGSPGGLIAWLGFTLPSAVALFFFAYFLRGADIGSLGWIHGLKIVAVAIVAQAIISMGQRLAPDRKRVSIAIAAMTIVLLWRAAIGQVAVIAASGIVGLFICKNSTDSRLIHAELRVSRKFGAACLILFFALLTLLPIFRHLTSNHWVAIADSFYRSGSLVFGGGHVVLPLLAKEVVPTGWISNEHFLTGYAAAQAVPGPLFTFASYLGAMMNGTRGAILATLSIFLPGILLIMGALPFWNWLRRSLALQAALTGINAAVVGVLLAALYNPIWISAIISPIDFTLAAILFVMLVFWKLPPWMIVVAGAIGGTLVSHLI comes from the coding sequence ATGCCTATCCTTCCACAACCAGCGCGTTCGCTTGACCTGAATGTCAAGAAATACGTGGAAGTATTGGCTGTCTCCTTGAAACTTGGACTAACTTCTTTCGGCGGTCCCATCGCGCACATTGGTTACTTTCATGAAGAGTACGTGCGTAGAAAGAAATGGCTTGACGAAGGCGCTTTTGCAGACCTCGTTGCTTTATGCCAATTCCTTCCCGGACCAGCCAGTAGCCAGCTCGGTGTCAGCATCGGTGTGCTTCGCGCCGGTTCACCGGGCGGCCTAATCGCATGGCTTGGTTTTACGCTACCGTCGGCTGTTGCGCTGTTCTTCTTTGCCTATTTCCTTCGAGGGGCGGATATCGGGTCGCTGGGCTGGATTCATGGGTTGAAGATAGTGGCTGTCGCTATTGTCGCTCAGGCAATTATCAGCATGGGGCAAAGACTTGCCCCAGACCGTAAACGGGTTTCAATTGCCATCGCAGCCATGACAATAGTATTGCTGTGGAGAGCAGCCATCGGTCAGGTTGCTGTAATAGCGGCATCAGGTATCGTAGGTCTTTTTATTTGCAAAAACAGCACAGACTCCCGTTTGATTCACGCGGAATTGCGGGTAAGCAGGAAATTCGGAGCGGCATGCCTTATTCTGTTCTTCGCACTCCTAACCCTGTTGCCCATTTTCCGGCACCTCACGTCAAACCATTGGGTAGCTATAGCAGATAGCTTCTATAGATCAGGGTCGCTCGTATTTGGCGGAGGGCATGTGGTTCTTCCATTGCTTGCAAAAGAGGTGGTGCCCACCGGCTGGATAAGCAACGAACATTTTCTAACCGGATATGCGGCTGCACAGGCAGTGCCAGGCCCTTTGTTCACCTTTGCTTCGTACCTTGGGGCGATGATGAACGGTACACGTGGTGCAATATTGGCAACTTTATCGATTTTTTTACCGGGCATCCTGCTTATCATGGGCGCTCTTCCATTCTGGAACTGGCTACGTAGAAGCTTAGCGCTACAGGCAGCACTGACCGGTATTAATGCTGCTGTTGTTGGTGTTTTGCTCGCTGCGCTTTATAATCCTATCTGGATTTCAGCGATTATCTCTCCGATTGATTTTACACTTGCCGCAATTTTATTCGTGATGCTGGTATTTTGGAAATTGCCACCATGGATGATAGTTGTTGCAGGGGCAATTGGAGGAACCTTGGTTTCACACCTTATCTAA
- a CDS encoding VOC family protein produces MATVQVRYIVHDVAAAIPFYTDQLGFKLEMHPAPSFAMLSRGDLRLVLSTSNPAAGDGQPMPDGTQQVPGGWNRFAIEVSDIVPFVEKLTKAGAHFLS; encoded by the coding sequence ATGGCCACAGTTCAAGTGCGCTACATTGTCCATGATGTCGCCGCAGCCATTCCGTTTTATACGGATCAATTGGGTTTCAAGCTCGAAATGCACCCGGCACCGTCCTTTGCAATGCTTTCACGGGGAGATCTTCGTCTCGTTCTCAGCACTTCAAATCCGGCAGCCGGGGACGGACAGCCAATGCCTGATGGAACCCAGCAGGTACCCGGTGGGTGGAACCGGTTTGCAATTGAAGTTAGCGATATTGTCCCATTTGTCGAGAAGCTAACAAAAGCGGGAGCACATTTTCTTTCTTGA
- a CDS encoding DUF2141 domain-containing protein — MGRIIASDAKQDSMVTISGRVLGASVAHSVYVMLWDSTGFMKQAVRQIQLRPGTEKVFSFKIALGRWAISAFEDLNGNGILDMGFFGPKEPSGFWRPFHAKRKPRFNDVASQIDHTIYDADVKLR, encoded by the coding sequence TTGGGCCGTATAATTGCATCGGACGCAAAGCAAGATTCGATGGTCACCATCTCGGGCCGTGTACTCGGCGCATCCGTCGCGCATTCCGTTTACGTCATGCTGTGGGACTCAACTGGATTTATGAAGCAAGCGGTTCGGCAAATTCAATTGCGACCGGGGACAGAAAAGGTTTTTAGCTTCAAGATAGCACTAGGCCGTTGGGCAATTAGCGCGTTCGAGGACCTTAACGGCAACGGAATTCTTGACATGGGGTTCTTCGGCCCAAAAGAGCCGAGCGGCTTCTGGCGTCCATTCCACGCGAAGCGCAAGCCGCGGTTCAATGATGTGGCGTCCCAAATAGATCATACCATCTATGATGCGGATGTCAAGCTACGATGA
- a CDS encoding efflux RND transporter periplasmic adaptor subunit, protein MKRKSWGIYLGIVGMVLMISFIVRSLASGPSTAPQKKDIVKAERTSTAAGKADERMVIPGPGLVAGNAIVEPRQPATKVAAAVPGRIAAIVVHEGDRVKRGALLVQLEDAPEQAALKVALYDYEKAMHGQRKEDIEASISDAEAARARADLSAEALRRTEQAAKGGAATADELDRARRQAESDRRMFDASESRSRAMVAGSRYEDIAAARARLDQAKANLERLAVRAPIDGEVLQVKYRAGEYVTPGGDPLVMMGDMSALRVRIDVDERDIGHIAVGDSAFAVADAYPGKKFTGRVVEIGRMMGRKNARTDDPTERIDTKILETVIELDNPNGLVPGQLVTGYIKGSKK, encoded by the coding sequence ATGAAACGCAAATCATGGGGTATCTACCTTGGAATAGTGGGAATGGTCTTGATGATATCGTTCATTGTACGGTCGCTTGCGAGCGGACCGTCGACAGCGCCTCAAAAGAAGGATATTGTCAAAGCCGAGCGAACAAGTACAGCCGCAGGGAAAGCCGATGAACGCATGGTAATTCCCGGGCCCGGCCTGGTTGCCGGAAATGCCATCGTGGAGCCGCGCCAGCCAGCGACCAAGGTCGCCGCCGCAGTTCCGGGACGAATCGCCGCAATTGTTGTCCATGAAGGCGACAGGGTAAAGCGCGGAGCACTGCTCGTGCAGCTTGAGGACGCACCGGAGCAGGCTGCACTGAAAGTCGCACTATATGATTACGAAAAAGCGATGCATGGTCAGCGCAAGGAAGATATTGAGGCCTCGATCAGCGACGCGGAAGCGGCACGGGCTCGGGCGGACCTGTCGGCCGAAGCGCTTCGTCGCACCGAGCAAGCGGCAAAAGGCGGCGCTGCTACCGCCGATGAGCTTGACAGAGCGCGACGGCAGGCGGAGAGCGATCGCCGTATGTTCGACGCGAGCGAGTCGCGCAGCCGGGCGATGGTAGCCGGTTCACGGTATGAAGACATCGCAGCGGCGCGCGCGCGGCTCGATCAAGCGAAAGCGAATTTGGAGCGGCTGGCGGTACGTGCGCCCATTGATGGCGAGGTTCTCCAGGTGAAATATCGCGCCGGTGAATACGTGACTCCGGGCGGCGACCCGCTCGTCATGATGGGTGATATGAGCGCATTGCGAGTCCGGATTGACGTTGACGAGCGCGATATTGGCCACATTGCAGTCGGCGATTCGGCGTTTGCGGTGGCTGATGCGTACCCCGGGAAAAAGTTCACCGGCAGAGTGGTTGAAATTGGCCGCATGATGGGGCGCAAGAATGCTCGAACCGACGATCCGACGGAGCGCATCGATACGAAAATTCTTGAGACAGTAATTGAGCTGGATAACCCTAATGGTCTCGTGCCGGGACAACTTGTAACAGGATACATTAAAGGGAGCAAAAAATGA
- a CDS encoding ABC transporter ATP-binding protein, which produces MKNTNERPCVINVNGLSKVYGWGAVAFEALKDVDFCAAAGEFVMISGPSGSGKTTLLSILGCVLRPTTGNVTIFGRNVSNARENELPSLRLSLIGFVFQGFNLIASLSASENIALILELRGWEPKNAQGEAAKMLAEVGIAEKVDSLPRDLSGGQRQRVAIARALAGHPPLLLADEPTANLDGQTGLQVTELLKDLARIHGSTVVVVTHDPRIHNLADRIVNLEDGQIKKESL; this is translated from the coding sequence ATGAAAAACACAAATGAACGCCCGTGTGTCATTAATGTCAATGGGCTCAGTAAAGTATATGGTTGGGGCGCTGTCGCCTTCGAGGCTCTGAAGGATGTCGACTTCTGCGCTGCTGCAGGAGAGTTCGTCATGATCTCCGGCCCGTCGGGCAGCGGAAAGACGACGCTTCTGTCGATCCTTGGGTGCGTGCTTCGTCCCACTACCGGGAACGTTACCATTTTCGGCCGCAATGTCAGCAACGCACGTGAAAACGAACTGCCGTCACTGCGGTTGAGTCTGATCGGCTTTGTGTTCCAGGGTTTTAACCTGATAGCCTCGTTATCTGCAAGCGAAAATATCGCTCTCATTCTCGAGCTGCGCGGATGGGAACCTAAGAATGCTCAAGGCGAGGCCGCTAAAATGCTCGCGGAGGTGGGAATTGCGGAAAAAGTTGACTCGCTCCCACGAGATCTTTCGGGTGGTCAGCGCCAGCGTGTCGCAATAGCGCGCGCGCTCGCAGGTCATCCGCCACTTCTTCTTGCCGATGAGCCTACGGCAAACCTGGATGGCCAGACCGGATTGCAGGTCACTGAGTTACTCAAAGACCTCGCGCGCATCCATGGTTCAACCGTGGTGGTCGTTACACATGATCCGCGAATCCACAACCTCGCAGATCGAATCGTAAACCTTGAAGATGGACAAATAAAAAAGGAGTCGCTATGA